The genomic DNA CATCGCGAGACACGTGCTGGAGGTCGACGACGAGACGCCGGCCTCGAATCTGGTCGAGGTGCTCGCTCGCGAGCAGGACGTCCTGGGGGACCAGTACCCGGACGCGACACTCGTACTCGAGGCACCGGACGAGCTGTGGGTGTACGGGGCCGGACGCGTGGAGGTGTGCGTCCGTGAGGTCCTCGAGAACGCGATCATCCACAACGACACCTCCGCTCCGCGTGTCGAGGCGGAGCTGCGAGTGGACGAGACGGAATCGATGGCGGAACTCGTGATCCGCGATACCGGGCCCGGACTCACGGACCTCGACCGGAAGCCGATCGAACTGGGGGGCGAAACGTCCCTGCTCCACGCGGAGGGTATCGGACTCTGGGTCGTCAACTGGGTGATGACGAGCCTCGGTGGGGAGGTCGAGTTCGCGGACAACGATCCCCGGGGCCTGGTCGTCACGCTCCGCTTCCCGTACGTCGACGACGCTGCAGAGTGAAACCGCACGACCACGACGGTCGAGCGGCGGCTGTCCGGCCCGAGTGCGCGCCGCCCCGGCCTCGGGAGGCGGCGGCGAAGAGAAAGGGTGGTTGCCGCGGGGGTCGGCCGCGAATCCGCTACCGGCCCAGCTTCTCGCGGGCGACCTTCATGCCGCCCGGCGTGATGATGACCTGGTCGTCGTCCTTCTGGACGACGTCGCCGCCGACCTCGGTGGCGACCTGCTTCAGTTCGTCGTAGATGTGCTCCATCGTGCGGTCGGAGGTGGTGTGCCGGGTGATGTCCGCGATGACGAGCCCGCCGTCGTAGACGGCGTCCTTGATGTCCACGACGTCCTGCTTGTCGCTGATCTCGGCGATGTGGACCTGGGTGCTGGCCTCGCTCGGACCGGCGTCGAAGTCGTCGATGTCGAGTTCGACGTACTCGTCGGCACTCCGCTGTCCTCCCCCGATGAGTTTGCTCATCAGTCCCATAACGAGACGACTGGCCCCCTCGGGCTTAAATCCGCGTCAGACACGCGTCACATCGGCGCTCCACGGTGTTTCGGCCGAGGGAGTGCCCGGTGGTCCCAGCGCCCGCCGTCCCGCCACCCGACTTTTTGCCGTCTCCGCCGCTACCACGCGACGTGACCTTCAGCATCTGTGTCCACGAGTCCTACGAGGACGAGGCGGGTGACGAACAGCGCCGCTTCGGCGTCGCCGTCACCACCCGCCTCGCCGGGGTCGGCACGCTCTGTCCGTTCGTCAACGAGTACGGGGCGGTCGCCACCCAGTCGCTCGTCAACGTCTCGCTGGGCGAGCGCGGCGTCGAGTACCTCGCCGACGGGCTCGCGGTCGAGGACGCACTGGAGGCGCTGCTCAACGCCGACGACGGCCGCGAGACCCGCCAGCTCCACGGCGTCGACGCCGACGGGACGTTCGCGTTCTCCGGCGACGAGTGCGGGGACCACTACGGCGACCGCGAGGGCGACGGCTACACCGTCGCCGGCAACCTTCTGACGGGGCCCGAGGTGCTGGACGCCGTCACCGAGACGTACGAGGCGAGCGACCGGGACGAGCCGCTACCCGAGCGCCTCGTCGACGCGCTCGCCGCCGGCCACGACGAGGGCGGCGACAAGCGCGAGGAACTCGTGGTCCAGAGCGCCGCGCTCCGGGTCGTCGACACCGCGCACCCGGACCCCGCCACGGCGCCGTACCAGCACGACCTGCGGGTCGACGCCTCGGAGACGCCCATCGCGGACCTCCGCGAGACGTACGAACTGGCCGTGCAGAGCCACGAGACCGCCATGGAGCTGTACGAGGACGCCTACGAGGACGACGCGATGGACGCGGCCGAGGGCGTGGAGTAGGAGCCGAGCCAGACTGTCGCTCGCGACAGCTACCGGGCAGCGGCGACCAGGGAGACGTAGGAAGCCCCGGCGGGCTCGACCGCTCCGGGACTCGCTGTCTCCGAAAATCGGAGATTTTCGGGAGTGAGCGAATCGAAGATTCGCGAGCTACGAGGGAACTCCGTTCCCTCGATATGACGAGAGAGCTTCGCTCTCTCGAACCACGGTCCTCGGGTTCGCTCCGCTCACCCTGCGGTCCTTGCGTCCTCCGGGACGGGTCGAGCCCGCCGCCCCTTCCATTCCCACCCGAAAGCCGCTGGCCCACGGAGCGACGCACCAAGCTAGCTCGGTGTGGACGCGACCTCAACGGACGAGCAGTCGACGCACAGTGCTGGCTCGGTGCGTACGTGCTCCGGAGAACCTCACCGGGCGGGACTGAAAGGGGCCGGCGGCTCGGGGAAGGCGGGCGACGCAAGGACCGCAGCGCAAGCCCGGACCGGCGGCGACCGCAGGGAGCCGCCGCATGCCCGGACCGCAGCGAGCCCCCCGACCCGAGCCGCCGGGGGCTTTCGAGCTGGCCGTGGTGGAGGCTGGACCGTCGAAGACCCCCGCACACGGGCGGGAACCGTATCTCTGGGCGACGTGCTTCTATACGGGCCGCCAGCCGCGCAGGAACGCCACACAGAGCCCGCCGGCGCCCAGCGCGAACGGGATGGCGGCGGTCCGCAGGAGGAGGACCGCGGCGGCTGCGGCGGCCGCGGCTGCACCCGTCACGAGCGTGAGCGCGCCCGCGAGCAGGAGGTCGTAGGCGCCCAGGCTCGCGGGCACGGGGACGACGCTGGCGGCCTGCGGGAGCGGGATGACCACGACGATGGGGAGCCACGCGACCGGCGCGCCGGCCCCCGAGAGCGCCACCCACAGCGCCGTCGCCGTCAGCACCTGCTCGAGGAGCCCGCCGAGCGCGATGAGCGCGAGCAGGTCCGGGCGGTCGCGGAACAGCCCGATCCGCTCGCGGTACCGGGCGACGGCCGCCTCGACGGCCGCGCGGTCGAGCGGCTCCGCGCGCCAGAGGCCGGAGACGCGGGCGACGACCGGCGCGAGGACGGCGACCAGACCTCGCGAGAGCTGCCGGCGGAGTACCACGAGGACGACGCCGACGACGAGGATGACGCCGAGCGCGCCCGCCAGGGTGAGCAGGACGACGCGCTGGGAGTTCCCGCCGAGCAGGAGCACCGCGCCGAGCGCCAGCGACACCAGCACCTGCGAGCCGGACTTGACGTACTTCGCGACCGAGCGCACCGCGAGCGCGCCGCTGTAGGTGGTGTCGGTCGTCACGCCGATGAACCGCGCCATGATGGGCTCGGAGGTGACCGGGCCCGCCGGGCTGAGCGTGTCGAAGAAGTCGCCCGCGAGCGCGAACTGGACCCCCTGCGGGCCGGTGAGCCCGTCGCCCAGCGGCCGCACCGAGGCCCACACGCCGATGCCGTCGGCGGCGCCCTCCAGCACCACGAGGACGGCGACGACGGCGGCGACCGAGAGCGTCACCGCCCCGAGGCGGTCGAGGACGGTGCCGACGCCGACGAACCAGAGGTACGCCGCCAGCGCCGCCGCTCCGAGGCCGGCGCCGACGGCGAACCGGACGTAGCCGCGCACGGTCGGCGTGTCGGCCAGTCGCTGCAAAAGGACTCCGGCCGACGGCGGCCCGGTCGCCGGCGACCTGCCGGCGTTCGTCCCTCGATGCGGGGACGAACTATGTGTCCGGGCGTCGTGCGGACGGTATGGCCGCGATACCCGACGAGTACCACGACCTGTTCGAGAAGCCGACCATCGCCCATCTCTCGACGCTGTTGCCCGACGGTTCGCCCCACAGCGCGCCGGTATGGATCGACTACGACGCCGACGCCGAGCGGGTGCTGGTCAACACCGAGCGCGACCGCCGCAAGGAGAAGAACGTCCGCGGCGACCCGCGCGTGGCGGTCAGCATGACCGACCCCGACAACCCCTACCGGATGCTCGCGCTCCGGGGCGAGGTCGACGAGATCACGACCGAGGGCGCCCGCGAGCACATCGACGAACTCGCAGGACAGTACATGGGAGAGGAAGACTACCCGAACCCCATCCAGACCGAGCGGGTCATCCTGGAGATCGCGGTCGAGCACGTCTCCGCGATGGGGGAGTAGGGAAAATGGTGGAATAAATCATATAATTCGAAATTAAATAATTTATTCCCATTTCTATGCGTTTATACGGCTGATTGATTCCGAGAATGGCGAGTTCGGCGCGAAACGCTCTCTTCGTCTGCCCGTTCGGTCCTCGTGATTCCCGTCGGCCGAGAACCGTGGGCCAGTAGATGCCACGCCGACGCCTCTATACGGACGTTATGGACGTTCGCAACTGGATATCCGAACACCGGTTCGTCAGTTTCGTCCTCGTGACGTACGCGTTCACGTGGACGTTCCACGCCGCCCTCTTCCAGCTCGGGCTGCCGCAGTCGTGGACCTTCTCCGTGCTGGCCGGGCTGGGCGCCTACGGCCCGGTCGTGGGCGCGGCGGTCGTCGTCTGGGCCAGCGGCGGTGACCTGCGGTCGTGGGTCGGGCAGGCGTTCCGGTGGCGGGTCCACCCGGTCTGGTGGGCCGTCGCGCTGCTGCTCCCGGCGTTCATCATCGTCGGGGCGACGGGCGTGTTCGTCCTGCTGGGCGGTGACCTCGTCGTCACCGGGCTGGAGACGCTGGTCGTCTACCCGTTCCTGCTGCTGTACGTCCTCGTCATCGGTGGGGGGCAGGAGGAACTGGGCTGGCGCGGCTTCGCCCAACCGTATCTTCAGGAGCGCTACGGGGCGCTCGCCGCGGCGCTCGGAATCGGCGTCGTCTGGGCGACGTGGCACGCGCCCCTGTTCATCCTCCCCGGGGCGACCCAGGGCGGGTTCGACTTCGCGCTCTACTTCGGCGGCATCCTCGCCGAGTCCGTCATCCTCGCGTGGGTCTACAACAGCACCGGCGGGAGCGTCCTCCTTGCCGGGCTGTTCCACGCCGGCAACAACGTCGCGATGAACTGGTACCCCGTCAACAACGTGCTGTTCGTCGACGGCATCCGCGACGAGTGGGTCGCGTCGACGGGCCAGCTGGCCGCGTTCGTGGTCCTGGCGCTCCTGGTCGTCCTCATCGTCGCCACGTACGGCCCACGGCGGCTCGCGCGCCGGCCCGTCCCGACGCTGCCGCTGGCGGAGCCGCCGGCGCCGGCGACCCCTCACGAGCGACCGTCGGACTGAGCACGGCACGCGACGGAAAGGGGACCGCTACAGGTTCAGCGGCGCGGACCGCTACAGGTCTAGGTCGTACAGCGTCCCGTACTTCTCGCGGACGTAGTCGAGGAAGTAGTCGGCGGTGAACTCCTCGCCGGTCGCCTGCTTCACCAGTTCGTTCGTCTCGTACTTCGCGCCGTGGCGGTGGACGTTCTCGGTGAGCCAGTCGTGGAGGTCGTCGAACTCACCCCGCGAGATCTTCCCCTCGAGGTCGTCGATGTCGTCCTCCGCGGCGGCGTAGAGCTGGGCGGCCAGTACCGAGCCCAGCGTGTAGGTCGGGAAGTAGCCGAAGGAGCCGTGCGACCAGTGGATGTCCTGCAGGCAGCCTGTCGCATCGTTTTCCGGCCGGATGCCGAGATACTCCTCCATCTTCTCGTTCCACACGCCGGGCACGTCGGCCACGTCGAGGTCGCCGTGGACGAGGTCCTGCTCGATCTCGTAGCGCAGGACGATGTGCATGTGGTAGGTCAGCTCGTCCGCCTCGACCCGGATGAGGTTGTCGTCGTACACCTGATTGGCGGCCTCGAAGGCGTCACGCGGCGTGAGGTCCTCGGCCGAGGGGAAGTGCTCGGCGAAGGTCGGGAGGAAGTGCTCCCACCACGCCGCCGAGCGCCCGACGTGGTTCTCCCAGAGCCGGGACTGCGACTCGTGGACCGAGAGGCCCCGGTGGGAGCCGAGGGGCGTGCCGTACTCGTCGTCGCGCAGGCCGAGCGTGTAGGTGGCGTGGCCGAACTCGTGGACCGTCGAGGAGAGCGCGTCGACGGGGTTCTCGGGGTCGAACCGCGTCGTGACGCGGGCGTCGAACTGGTTGCCCGTCGAGAACGGGTGCGTCGAGCGGTCGAGGCGGCCGTGCTCCCAGGGGTAGCCGAGTTCGTCGAGCGCGTCGCGCGCGACCTCCTCCTGGATGTCGGGGTCGTACTCGTCGTCGAAGGCGTCCGCGGCGAGCGTCACGTCCGACTCGGCGATGGCGTCGATGATGGGGACCAGTTCCTCGCGGAGCCGGGTGAGCACCCGGTCCGCGACCTCGAGGTCGAGGTAGGGCTCGTAGTCGGCGAACAGGACCGCGTACGGGTCGGCGTCGGGGTCGATGTGCGCGGCGTACTCGCGCTTCAGCTCCAGGAGGGTCTCGACCTTCGGCGCGAACTGCTCCCACTCGGACTCCTCGCGGGCCTGCTCCCAGACCGGCAGGGCGTTACTCGTCTCCTCGGAGATGCGCTCGACGAGGTCCTGCGGCACGGAGGCCTCGCGCTCGTACTCGCGGCGGATCTCCCGGACGACGGCCGCCTGCTCGTCGGTGAGGTCCGCCCCGTCGAGGTCGTCCAGCAGGTCGCCCACGGCATCGGCGGTGAGCTTCTCGTGGCCGACGCTGGAGAGCGCGGACTGCTGTTTCGAGCGGGCGGGCGTGCCGCCCTCGGGCATCATCACCTGCTGGTCCCAGGAGAGGACCATGCCGCCGTCCTGGAGGTAGGTCACCTGTCGATACCGGTCGAGCAGGTCGTGGTACGCGTCCGGTGCCCCGGCGTGGGGGCTCTCGCTGTCGGTAGCCGCGTCGGAGGGCTGTTGCTCGGTCGCCATGGGCGGTGGGACGGCCGCGTGCGGTATCAACCTCCCGGCGGGGGCAGTCCGCGTACGGTGTCAGTCCCCGCCGCTCGTGCCTCCCCCGAACGTCTCGGCCAGGAGCCGGTAGACCCGGTAACACCGGTCCAGCACGGCCAGTGAGACGGATTCGTCGGCGGTGTGGGCCTCGCCGGGTTCGGCGGCGCCACAGACCACGGGGTCGGTGCCGGCGCGGTCGGCCAGCCACCCGGCATCGGTCGCGTGTGGTTTGACGACGTGCTCGGGCGCCGGTTCGGGTGCAACGACTCCGTCGGCGTCGCGCCCGAGCGGGTCGTCCGGGTGCCCGTGTGCCGCCCGGGCGGCCGCGAGCGCGGCGTCGGCGAACGCCCCGTCACGGCAGGCCATCGGCGGGAGGTCCTGGTCGACGGTCCAGTCCACGTGTTCGTCGCCCGCCGCTCGCCCGATGTCGGCGCGGTCGCCCGGGACCGTCCGCTCGTCGACGGTCACCTCGCAGCGCTCGGGGATGACGTTCCAGGCGTCGCCGCCCTCGATGCCGGTGACGGCGACGCTGCTCGCGAGGTCGTGGCCCAGCACGGTCGCCGTGGGCGCGTCGAGGTCGCGCACGATGTCGACGGCGTCGGTCGCGTGGTAGACGGCGTTGTCCCCGCGCTCGGGTTCGCTCGCGTGGGCGGCCCGTCCGTGCGCGACGAGCGTGGACGCACGCCGGCCCTTGTGCGCGACCGCCACGTCCGTCACGCCGTCGGCGGAGTAGCCGGTCGACCCCTCGCCGACGACGGCCCATTCGGGGGCGAAGCCGTCCTCGATGGCCGCCCGACAGCCCTCGCCCCCGACCTCCTCGCCGACGAAGGAAGCGAAGACGAGCCGCGGGCCGCCGTCGGGGAGCGTCGCGTCCCGGAACGCGACCACGAGCGCGGCGAGCGACCCCTTCATGTCGGCACTCCCGCGGCCGTACAGGCGACCGTCGCGCTCCGCCACGACGTACTCGGTCCCGGTGTCGCCCCCGTCGTCGACCACCTGCGAGTCGTCCGGCGGGACCACGTCGTGGTGCCCGACGAGCGCGAGCGTCGGCGTCTCCGTGTCGGCGGGCGGCGCCATCGCATCGCCGTCGGGGGACCGGGCTGCGAGGACGTTCCCGTGGTCGTCGCGGGCCACGGCGGCGTCGGTCTCTTCGCGGAGCCACGATTCGAGGTGGTCGCCGGCGGCCGTCTCGTCCTCGTGGCTGGGGGTGGCGACCAGGTCCCGGGTCAGGGCGCGAACGTCCGCCGGGGCATCCGGCAGGGCGTCGGGTGGGTCGGCGGCCGATCCGGTCATGTCCGACCCTGCCGCCGGCACGGACAAAACGCTCCCGGCGTCCGTCACCGTGACGTGCCGAACGACCTGCTCCGGGGCCGTACCCTGTGAAACATTCACGGACTGCCGCGGTCACAAACGTTTTGTCACGTCGTGGCATACCACGGACCGTATGGCGACCGCCGACGAGAGCGTTTTCGACGACTTCCTGGCGGACCGTGGGCACGAAACCGAGAGCGAGAGCACCACCTGGGAGCGCGACTACAACAAGAAGCGCTGCCCGGAGTGTTCTGGCATCCACGACCTCGAGGCCGCGGACTGCTCGGTGTGCGGCTGGACACCGACCTGACGGGCCGGGCCTGCACTCCGGAGGGCCGTCTGCGTCCCTCGCTGGGGCGGGTTCGCCTGCCGTCCGTTCCGGGGGCGTAGCGGCCTCCTACCCCGGCCGCGTAGCGGCCTTCTCCTGACGAACAGCGTTATACAGGAGGGGGGCCTGTGCCCGATAATGAGTCAGCCCCACGTAACGCGCCTCTTCGGTGGTCCCGGGAGCGGGAAGACCACCGCCCTGCTCGACAAGGTGGACGAGATGCTGGACGAGGGGGTCGACATCCGTGACATCCTCGTCGTCTCCTACACCCGGGCCGCCGCCCAGGAGGTCCGCGAACGCCTTGCCGAGCGGCTGGACCGCTCGCCCAAATCGTTGAAGGGGAACGTCTGCACGATGCACGCGAAGGCGTACGAGCTGCTGAACCTCTCGCGTGGCGATGTCGTCGGCGAGGAGCACAAGGAGGAGTTCTGCGACGACTACGGCCTCGAGTTCGAGGACGAGAACGACAGTGGCCGCCGCCGCTCGGCCCGCTCGACGACCATCGGCAACAAGATCATCGCCACCTCGCAGTGGCTCCAGCGGACCCGCCGCGACGTGGCCGACTGGTACGACGTCCCCTTCCAGTGGGACGAGGAGGAGGTCCGCCTCCCGCCGGATATCGACGAGAAGGCCCAGACCGGCAACAAGTACACGCCGACGTGGTCGAGCGACGACGACCGCATCGACGTGCCCGAGGCCATCCGGGCGTGGCGCACGTTCAAGGGCGAACAGGGCGTCGTCGGCTTCGCCGACATGCTCGAGCGGGTCCAGCAGCGCTCGAAGGTCCCGAACGTCGACCACCTCGTCATCGACGAGTTCCAGGACATCACGACGCTGCAGTACTCGGTGTACGAGGAGTGGCGGCCCCACATGGACTCGGTCCTCATCGCCGGCGACGACGACCAGGTCGTCTACGCCTGGCAGGGCGCCGACCCGAACCTCCTGCTCGACGAGCAGGTCGACGACGACAACGTCCTCCCGAACTCCTACCGGCTCCCCTCGCGCATCCTCAACGTCGTCAACCGGCAGATCCGACACATCGAGAAGCGCCAGGAGAAGGACCTCAAGCCGCGGAAACAGGGTGGCTCCTTCGAGGCCGTCCGGAACCCCTCCATCGTCGAGCTCTCGCGGAACGTCCGCAACACCGTCGAGGAGGACGAGGACGGCACCGCGATGATCCTGTTCCGCGCGCGCTACCAGATGTTCCAGTTCGTCGACGAGTTCATCAAGCAGGGGATGCCGTTCGTCTCACTGACGGACACGCGGCTGTGGACGGACCGCCTGCAGGGCTACGTCTCCGCCGTCGAGAAACTCGACGAGGACGAGCACATCACCGGACTGGAGGCGCGCCGGCTGGCGGAGATGCTCGCGGACTCGGCCTTCGGCACCGGCGGCCGCGACGACATGTTCGACGCCATCGACGACCTGCAGGAGCAGAACGGGGTCGACGACCTCGCCGAGATGCAGGTCGCCCCCGAGTTCGTCCAGGAGCACGCCCCCTTCGCGCCCGGCCCGGCCAGCGCCGGCGACATGCTCACGCGGGTCTCGAACTTCCAGGAGCGCTCCGTCGAGGCCTACTTCAAGGGCGGCTACCGCGGGATGGACCCGAACCGCATCCGGGTGGGCACCATCCACTCCGCGAAGGGTCGCGAGGCCGACCACGTCTTCGTCGGCACCGATCTCACGGAGAAGGTGGTCGAGCAGATGTCGGCCTCCGTCGACGAGGAGGACCTCCCGCCGGGCGTCGAGTTCGACAAGCGCGCCGACCCCGTGCCCGTCCTGACGGACAACGAGCGCCGTGTCTTCTACGTCGGCATGTCGCGTGCCCGCGAGCGCCTGGTCATCATGGAGAACCTCATCAACGGGGCCCCGACGCTCCCGCTGGACGTGCTCATCGAGAACCAGCCCTCGGACCTGTCGCTGGGCGAGCTGGTCGAGCGGGCCCAGGAGCCGCTCGCCGAGCCGGCCGAAGCGGAGTAGACGGGCCGCCGGCCTCGATTTCTCCAGTCCCGCCTCGCCCCACCAGCCCACCTCGGTCGATGCCCCGTCCGCCGCGTGTCTGACGGGGATACTTGATACTCCGTACCAAACCGTCGGTCGGATGGCGTCACGCTCCCCCGAGGCCGCTGGGGACGGATGGGGAGACGACGACGAGGAACCGACCGCGACCGCACATCGGGACCCCGCGACGGGGCCGCCCGAGAGCCGCGAGCGACATCTGCGGGCGAAGGTGGCCGAACTGGAGGCCGAGCTGGACCGCAACCGGAACCGGGTCCAGCAGGTCATCGACCAGTACGAGTCCATCATCGACCAGCGACCGGCGGACGAGCCCCGGAACTGGGGCCCACTCTCCCGCTTCCGGGACTGGCTCACGGGCTGACCGGCGACGTTCACACGTCACCGGTGCCCACCGACACGCACGTCGAGCGGCGGCTCTCCCATCGGAACACGACAGAAATCGAGAATCGTCAATATTTCTCGGATATTCTGGATATTCGGAGGGAATCTGGCGAACTACGCTTATCTCCTCTGCGCGCGTTCTGGAGGGCATGAGCGCAGAAGCCGTCGATTCGAGCGGACGGACCCGGTCGCCGGGGACAGTCACGGGCTTCGTCGAGACGAACGGGGTCGAGACGTACTACGAACGCCGCGGCGACGGACCGCCGGTCGTGTTCGTCCACGGCGCCGTCATGGACACGCGGATGTGGGCGCCACAGGTGGACGCACTCGCCGACGCCTACACCGTCGTCTCGTACGATGTGCGGGGCCACGGCCGGACCGGGGGCTCCGGCGTCGACGAGTACGCGGCCGAGCTGTTCGCCGCGGACCTCCACGCGCTCCTGGGGGCGCTCGATATCGAGCGGCCGGTCATCTGCGGGCTCTCGATGGGCGGGATGATCGCCCAGGCGTACGCCGCCGAGCACCCCGAGAACGTGGCCGGGCTCGTCCTCGCGGACACGTTCACGGCGGCGCCCGTCGGCCCGTCCGGGCGGGCCATCTTCGCCGGCGACCGCCTCATCGCCCGGCTCAGCCCGTACGTCAGCTACAAGCGGCTGAACCGACTCAAGATGCGCCTCGGGAACCTGCTCGCGCCGGGTGTCTCCGGCGATATCGGGACGGTCCAGGGGCTCATCGACGACGGGCCGACGATGGCGCCCGCGGAGCTGCGGAAGGTCGTCCGCTCGCTCGGTGCGTTCGCCGACGACGACTTCGATGTCTCGACGGTGACGGCACCGACACAGGTGCTGTACGGCGAGCACGAGCCGGGCCTCCTGGGTGAGATGGCCGTGTACATACAGGAGCATCTCCCGAACGCCGTCGCCGGACCGGTGATCGTCCCGGACGCGGGGCACGCCTCGAACCTCGACAACCCCGCGTTCTTCACGGAGACGGTGCGGGCGTTCCTGAGCGAGCACGCGGCCTGGAACGCCACGTGACGGCGCCCAGGGGTCCCGCTACTCGGTGCCGAAGAGCCTGACCGCCCGGTCGGTCGTCCCCGCGGCGATTCCCAGTCCGTAGCGTCCCCGAACCCGTCGAGTCGCTCTCGGGCCGCTGCCACGTCCCGGAGGTGGTCACCGGGGACGCAGGCGTCCAGCAGGGCCGCCAGCGCGTCGAGTGCGACCGGGCGGTAGTCGAGCAGCTCGACGGCGACGTTCACCCGCCGCTCGTCGTACGCCACGAACGGGAACCGCTCGGTGTCGTTGTCGTGGTGGTGGCCGTGGAGCACCCAGCCGTCCCACCACTCGGGCGCGTCCGCCGGCCGGTGGGTGCAGTAGAACCGGTAGTCGCCGGCCTCGACGACGCAGGCCTCGACCACCGGGAACGGGGCGTCTCCCGGATCCAGTCCCACGTCGTGGTTCCCGCGGACGAGCAGGCCGCCGCCGAGGCGCTCGAACCGCTCGACCGTCTCGCCCCCGTCGCGCATGTCCATCGCCACGTCGCCGAGGTGGAGCAGCGTGTCGTCGGGGCCGACGACCTCGTGATGGCGCCCGAGGAGGGCGTCGTCCATCTCGCCGGCCGACGAGAACGGGCGGTCGCAGTACTCGATGATGTTGGCGTGCCCGAAGTGGTGGTCGGAGGCGACGAAGCGGGTCATATCGGCCCGAGCGCTGCCCCCGGAAAGGGGGTTTCGCCGCCACGTCGACCGGTGGCACGGAACACGACGAGGTGGCTGTTCCGGGCCGCTTAACCGGCCTCGTGGCCTCCATCCGGTAATGTCACTGGCCATCCGGACCGACGACCTCGTGAAGGACTACGGCGACGTCCGGGCGCTGGACGGCCTCTCGCTGGAGGTGGAGCAGGGGGAGTTCTTCGGGCTGCTCGGGCCCAACGGCGCCGGCAAGACGACGTTCATCAACACGCTCGTCGGCCTCGCGCGGGCGACGAGCGGGACCGCCGAGGTGTTCGGCCACGACGTGGAGGCCGACTACCGCGAGGCCCGCAACCGCATCGGCCTCGCTCCGCAGGAGTTCAACGTGGACCGCTTCTTTCCCATCCGCGAGGTGCTCGAGCACAAGGCCGGCTACCACGGTGTCCCGCCGGCCGAGGCGAGCGAGCGCGCCGACGAGGCGCTCCGCACCGTCGGCATCTACGACAAGCGCGACACGCGGTTCGACTGGCTCTCGGGCGGGATGAAACGGCGGTTCCTGCTCGCCCGGGCGCTCGTGACGGATCCGGACCTGCTCATCCTCGACGAACCCACGGCCGGCGTCGACGTCGAACTGCGCCGTGACCTCTGGGAGCTCATCGAGCGGCTCAACGCCGGCGGCACGACCATCCTCCTCACGACCCACTACATCGAGGAGGCCGAACGCCTCTGCGACCGCGTGGCAATCATGGACGAGGGGCGGCGCGTCGAGGTGGCCACGCCCGACGAGTTACGGGCCCGTGGGACCGACACGGTCCGCCTGACGCTCGGCGAGCGGCCCGCGGCGGTCCCGGAGGAGGTATTGGCCATCGGCGGCGTGCAGGACGCCCACGTCGACGGGGACGTGCTGTCCGTGACGGCCGCCGGCGGCGGGCGCGTCGCGCCCGACCTGATGCGGACGCTCGAATCCGCGGGCCACCGGGTCGTCGACCTCGACATCCGGCGGGCCTCGCTGGAGGAGGTGTTCGTCGCCATGACGCGGGTGGCCGACGAGGCGGACGACGAGACCACCGAGAACGGCCACGACGCCGGGCGCGAGGTCGCCGCCACGACCGGAGGGAGCGATGACTGAGGACGACGGAGCCACCCGGACCGACGGGGGGACACTCGGCGTCGGCACCGGGTCCGCCTCGACCAGCGCCCGCGGCGTCGGCTTCCGGTCGCTGCTCAAACGCGAGAT from Haloglomus litoreum includes the following:
- a CDS encoding HVO_0416 family zinc finger protein — its product is MATADESVFDDFLADRGHETESESTTWERDYNKKRCPECSGIHDLEAADCSVCGWTPT
- a CDS encoding UvrD-helicase domain-containing protein, with translation MSQPHVTRLFGGPGSGKTTALLDKVDEMLDEGVDIRDILVVSYTRAAAQEVRERLAERLDRSPKSLKGNVCTMHAKAYELLNLSRGDVVGEEHKEEFCDDYGLEFEDENDSGRRRSARSTTIGNKIIATSQWLQRTRRDVADWYDVPFQWDEEEVRLPPDIDEKAQTGNKYTPTWSSDDDRIDVPEAIRAWRTFKGEQGVVGFADMLERVQQRSKVPNVDHLVIDEFQDITTLQYSVYEEWRPHMDSVLIAGDDDQVVYAWQGADPNLLLDEQVDDDNVLPNSYRLPSRILNVVNRQIRHIEKRQEKDLKPRKQGGSFEAVRNPSIVELSRNVRNTVEEDEDGTAMILFRARYQMFQFVDEFIKQGMPFVSLTDTRLWTDRLQGYVSAVEKLDEDEHITGLEARRLAEMLADSAFGTGGRDDMFDAIDDLQEQNGVDDLAEMQVAPEFVQEHAPFAPGPASAGDMLTRVSNFQERSVEAYFKGGYRGMDPNRIRVGTIHSAKGREADHVFVGTDLTEKVVEQMSASVDEEDLPPGVEFDKRADPVPVLTDNERRVFYVGMSRARERLVIMENLINGAPTLPLDVLIENQPSDLSLGELVERAQEPLAEPAEAE
- a CDS encoding alpha/beta fold hydrolase translates to MSAEAVDSSGRTRSPGTVTGFVETNGVETYYERRGDGPPVVFVHGAVMDTRMWAPQVDALADAYTVVSYDVRGHGRTGGSGVDEYAAELFAADLHALLGALDIERPVICGLSMGGMIAQAYAAEHPENVAGLVLADTFTAAPVGPSGRAIFAGDRLIARLSPYVSYKRLNRLKMRLGNLLAPGVSGDIGTVQGLIDDGPTMAPAELRKVVRSLGAFADDDFDVSTVTAPTQVLYGEHEPGLLGEMAVYIQEHLPNAVAGPVIVPDAGHASNLDNPAFFTETVRAFLSEHAAWNAT
- a CDS encoding ABC transporter ATP-binding protein translates to MSLAIRTDDLVKDYGDVRALDGLSLEVEQGEFFGLLGPNGAGKTTFINTLVGLARATSGTAEVFGHDVEADYREARNRIGLAPQEFNVDRFFPIREVLEHKAGYHGVPPAEASERADEALRTVGIYDKRDTRFDWLSGGMKRRFLLARALVTDPDLLILDEPTAGVDVELRRDLWELIERLNAGGTTILLTTHYIEEAERLCDRVAIMDEGRRVEVATPDELRARGTDTVRLTLGERPAAVPEEVLAIGGVQDAHVDGDVLSVTAAGGGRVAPDLMRTLESAGHRVVDLDIRRASLEEVFVAMTRVADEADDETTENGHDAGREVAATTGGSDD